In a genomic window of Punica granatum isolate Tunisia-2019 chromosome 6, ASM765513v2, whole genome shotgun sequence:
- the LOC116211497 gene encoding DNA repair protein XRCC2 homolog isoform X2: MEEKGVKGWIDGDESAREMLGRVLSERPVIVLPPPLHRIPVRAGNVVEISGPSPSAKTLLLIQAAVRCILPREWKGVHYGGLGQLVLYIDLDCRFEPARLLQVLRCRILEANGRQIDGGRDNVNGCDEELLSVCMRRFLYIRCYHSFEFLATLKTLHHRLEKERPSHGERVQLLLIDNIGAFHWVDRASMASPLELRNRKSPSLQSVWEVVVQDLRKLLLVHPMLVIASKATILGNTVNEGERHFRGRFSVDMSTDTRSGKKEFQIQKFREYMPSVWQAIVTHRIVVQTSEEHPATASHRQDQPVLHLLEWLLPALSIMDKFIVKDAGGRQMTGSN, translated from the exons ATGGAAGAGAAAGGGGTGAAAGGATGGATTGATGGAGACGAGAGCGCGAGAGAAATGCTGGGGAGGGTTCTGAGTGAACGCCCGGTGATTGTGCTCCCTCCGCCGCTTCACCGGATCCCTGTACGCGCCGGGAATGTGGTCGAAATCTCTGGCCCCTCTCCTTCTGCCAAAACCCTTCTCTTGATTCAGGCAGCTGTCCGCTGCATTCTTCCTAGAGAGTGGAAAGGAGTACATTATGGAGGCCTGGGCCAGCTGGTGCTTTACATCGACTTGGATTGCCGCTTCGAACCCGCTCGCCTTCTGCAAGTGCTCAGGTGCCGAATCCTCGAAGCTAACGGTCGTCAAATTGATGGGGGCCGAGATAATGTAAATGGATGTGATGAGGAGTTACTTTCGGTTTGCATGAGAAGGTTCTTATACATCCGGTGCTATCACAGCTTCGAGTTCCTTGCGACTCTGAAGACGCTGCACCATAGGCTTGAAAAGGAAAGACCATCGCACGGCGAGAGGGTTCAGTTGCTTTTGATCGATAACATCGGAGCATTTCACTGGGTGGATCGAGCCTCCATGGCTTCCCCGCTCGAGCTTCGTAACAGGAAAAGCCCGTCGCTTCAGAGTGTGTGGGAAGTTGTAGTTCAGGATCTGAGGAAGCTCTTGCTGGTGCACCCCATGCTTGTCATTGCTTCTAAAGCAACCATATTAGGGAATACTGTGAATGAGGGAGAAAGGCATTTTCGAGGAAGGTTCTCTGTCGATATGAGTACTGACACGAGGAGCGGAAAGAAAGAGTTTCAGATACAGAAATTCCGTGAATATATGCCTTCTGTCTGGCAGGCCATTGTCACTCACAGGATAGTCGTGCAGACATCAGAAGAGCATCCTGCAACTGCTAGTCATCGGCAGGATCAGCCAGTCCTGCACCTACTGGAATGGCTGCTGCCAGCGCTCAGTATCATGGACAAATTCATCGTCAAAGATGCCG GAGGACGACAGATGACAGGCAGCAATTAG
- the LOC116209799 gene encoding LOW QUALITY PROTEIN: E3 ubiquitin-protein ligase RZFP34-like (The sequence of the model RefSeq protein was modified relative to this genomic sequence to represent the inferred CDS: deleted 2 bases in 1 codon), which translates to MEGGFLTEMPKGLEIDRSLGARNQPVVEAVGSGSFGCSHYRRNCKIRAPCCNEVFDCRHCHNEAKNSIDTKPDDRHDVPRHEVKKIICSRCGTEQDVQQNCINCGVCMGKYFCAKCKFFDDDISKLQYHCDECGICRTGGKENFFHCKKCGCCYSKSMRDAHQCVERAMHHNCPVCFEFLFDTMKDITVLPCGHTIHLECLKEMEQHYRYSCPVCSKSICDMSNLWRKLDQEIEKTPMPAMYQNKMVWILCNDCGIQSQVQFHVVAHKCQSCRSYNTRQTRGGPQDSSRSMGVSKMLR; encoded by the exons ATGGAGGGTGGGTTTTTGACCGAGATGCCGAAGGGTCTTGAGATTGATCGATCCTTGGGGGCACGTAATCAGCCTGTAGTGGAGGCTGTTGGATCTGGCAGCTTTGG CTGCTCGCATTACAGAAGGAACTGCAAGATCAGAGCTCCATGTTGTAATGAGGTCTTTGATTGCAGACATTGTCACAATGAAGCAAAG AATTCTATAGACACGAAACCTGATGATCGGCATGATGTCCCGAGGCACGAAGTGAAGAAG ATCATATGCTCGCGGTGTGGCACTGAACAAGAT GTTCAGCAGAACTGCATAAATTGCGGGGTTTGCATGGGGAAGTACTTCTGTGCAAAGTGCAAATTCTTCGATGATGAT ATTTCAAAGCTGCAATACCACTGTGATGAATGTGGCATCTGCAG AACTGGAGGCAAGGAGAACTTTTTCCATTGCAAGAAATGCG GATGCTGTTATTCGAAGTCAATGAGGGATGCGCATCAATGCGTGGAGAGAGCAATGCACCACAACTGCCCCGTTTGCTTTGAG TTCCTGTTTGATACAATGAAAGACATAACAGTCTTGCCCTGCGGGCACACTATACATCTTGAATGTCTGAAAGAAATGGAGCAGCATTACAG GTATTCCTGCCCAGTTTGCTCCAAGTCCATCTGCGACATGTCCAATTTGTGGAGAAAGCTTGATCAAGAG ATTGAGAAAACACCAATGCCTGCAATGTACCAAAACAAAATG GTATGGATTCTTTGCAATGACTGTGGAATACAATCCCAAGTTCAGTTCCACGTTGTAGCACACAAGTGCCAGAGTTGCAGGTCGTACAATACACGGCAGACTCGGGGCGGCCCC CAGGACTCCTCCCGCTCAATGGGGGTGTCCAAGATGCTGAGATAA
- the LOC116212065 gene encoding superoxide dismutase [Cu-Zn], chloroplastic: MQAASVSAHSLFCPSSAHAHRTLQSSAFHGVSFKPTLRSFTLSTRARRSLTVVAATKKAVAVLKGNSNVEGVVTLTQDEGGPTTVNVRVIGLTPGPHGFHLHEYGDTTNGCISTGAHFNPNNMTHGAPEDEIRHAGDLGNIIANADGVAEATIVDNQIPLSGPNSVVGRAFVVHELEDDLGKGGHELSLTTGNAGGRLACGVVGLTPI, encoded by the exons ATGCAGGCCGCATCAGTCTCGGCTCACTCCCTGTTCTGCCCCAGTTCGGCTCACGCCCACCGGACCCTTCAGTCCTCCGCCTTCCATGGCGTCTCCTTCAAGCCAACCCTCCGCTCCTTCACTCTCTCCACCCGGGCACGGAGATCCCTCACCGTCGTGGCGGCGACCAAGAAAGCCGTGGCTGTGCTGAAGGGCAACTCCAATGTCGAGGGCGTCGTCACGTTGACCCAAGACGAGGGCG GTCCTACGACAGTGAATGTTCGAGTTATTGGGCTGACTCCGGGACCTCACGGGTTTCACTTG CACGAGTATGGAGACACGACCAATGGCTGCATTTCGACTG GAGCGCATTTCAACCCGAACAATATGACGCACGGTGCTCCTGAAGATGAAATCCGCCATGCGGGCGACCTGGGAAACATAATTGCCAATGCTGATG GGGTTGCAGAGGCAACTATAGTAGACAATCAG ATTCCATTGAGTGGTCCTAATTCAGTTGTCGGGAGAGCTTTCGTGGTCCATGAACTCGAGGACGATCTTGGAAAAG GTGGGCATGAACTTAGCCTAACCACAGGGAATGCTGGAGGAAGACTGGCATGTG GTGTGGTGGGTCTGACTCCAATCTAA
- the LOC116210334 gene encoding zinc finger protein ZAT5-like, translated as MENRPEQSLGLSDPSRVIKRQRARRPRHLPSPRGSTTPTAASSSSSVGGGDYNSVVDAAEGEDEDMANCLILLAQGDGTASPNDHQEHVAQEESIPQGVINSGVRSKKVSELGVVYECKTCNRVFPSFQALGGHRASHSKPTKANGMLLEDQLINRTRDHDHHQEGQIYRTNLSPGPTPVLGLPGMSLGARTGKVHECSVCGLEFASGQALGGHMRRHRSSSALMNSDEPAVSARPDDLNQKPRKFLALDLNLPAPEEDDDGDSIFGYGPGQPVPPPLFISASALVDCHY; from the coding sequence ATGGAGAACCGGCCAGAACAATCCCTGGGACTGAGTGATCCCTCCCGTGTCATCAAGCGGCAGCGTGCCCGCCGACCAAGGCACCTGCCATCTCCTCGTGGCAGCACCACACCCACTGCAGCCTCCAGCTCATCGAGTGTCGGAGGAGGAGATTATAACTCAGTCGTGGATGCAGCGGAAGGAGAGGACGAGGACATGGCCAATTGCCTGATCCTCCTGGCCCAAGGAGATGGCACGGCTAGCCCAAACGATCATCAAGAACATGTGGCACAGGAAGAATCCATACCGCAGGGTGTGATTAATTCCGGGGTTAGGAGCAAGAAGGTTTCCGAATTAGGTGTTGTTTATGAGTGCAAGACATGTAACAGAGTCTTCCCATCATTCCAAGCCCTGGGAGGCCACAGGGCAAGCCACAGCAAGCCCACCAAGGCCAATGGCATGCTGCTAGAGGACCAGCTGATCAACAGGACTAGGGATCATGATCATCATCAAGAAGGGCAGATTTACAGAACCAACCTTAGCCCGGGCCCCACACCGGTCCTGGGCCTCCCGGGCATGTCTCTGGGAGCCAGGACCGGAAAGGTCCATGAGTGCTCGGTGTGCGGTTTGGAGTTTGCCTCAGGGCAGGCCCTCGGTGGCCACATGAGGCGGCACAGGTCATCGTCAGCATTAATGAACAGTGATGAGCCTGCTGTATCCGCAAGGCCCGATGACTTGAACCAGAAGCCGAGGAAATTCCTGGCGCTGGATCTCAACCTTCCGGCACCGGAAGAGGATGACGACGGGGATTCCATATTCGGGTACGGGCCGGGTCAACCCGTGCCACCACCCCTTTTTATCTCAGCCAGTGCCTTGGTGGACTGCCATTACTGA
- the LOC116211056 gene encoding uncharacterized protein LOC116211056 — protein MTSHSAPSMRVLNRPRPAQAPSLPPIPSSSSPSSSSTSAHPDPQSPSQGTVVVGFISRRPDYSAHLIDRVLDFPAFGSGGLDKILQIDKDEVRDWFKHRRISYYHDEEKGILYLQYCSTHCPVVHGSSTVGSGLDSPEEEQEFGDLQGMLFMFSVCHVVIYIMEGSRFETQTLQNFRLLQSAKHALAPFVRSRTMPLSSSRPPTSSSRPTVSMVSSSSISPSKGRISGRGSSGISIMSGLGSYASLFPGQCTPVILFIFIDDYLDSTSSATSSEEVTESLSSLNMPANLSGLPRSSLTTKGSGSVVMLARPVNKSEGSFKKKLQSSLETQIRFLIKKCRTLSGSENGQPGSRSAGASSSAPLFLLDTSRIAVLLERVTNQRGESLEFATGLVEDVLKGKATSDSLLLESYQSQNANKEDTISIREFIHRQCDVLRGRGGLMGTANGGGGMVAVAAAAAAASVASGKAFAAPELPSLELWLSMSEVVLHGILTGKRGFKDDNEITRRKSRQRNVSPPHRGPVTSSGAEPQDIAVSWLERGKGLNAKFSTSWCQKALPMAKEVYLKDLPPCYRTSQHEAHLEKALHAFHSMVKGPSVPHFAKLLEDECSSIWTAGRQQCDAMSLTEKPCMHRKHNVEEAGSLHSSGYVFLHACACGRSRRLREDPFDFDSANVTNCFSDCDKLLPALELPDIKITGPIKPSSWSLIRVGSSKYYEPSKGLMQSGFSSSQKFLLKWTICLDKKQKTGNQQPLNADEQNNLVRSGRNSIVELNAASMITRNPAEIVKSRSSRPGTQDTRPAENVFSDEKKISFGRGLPNFTMRKPFSEVVAGSAAADLAFPPLQQRKPPQLVSENGAKQSTAVDRKSDPKEANKLKDNSSDQETSNRNPPNGFQTGDPFLRIGSNIVPVNMIPGENIELDTSPEQVVAYVGFEHECPHGHRFLLTPKHLNELGSLYSSHESNVASLETTLDSTQAHPPRSGGNGSRDKVHSGSSSFSKKRRNMNKSRGTSSNGQISRQEKEYSRSDSMSGLSSELGEDVQESLSCPPLDNSGSAFCMLNRNLPIYMNCAFCKHSKDNAKAKFAGTVSQLQRIFLVTPPSPVVLAASPAIQFKASCLPSAVPAVKQRLQFSLGCQVILPPESFLVIRLPFVYGVQLEDQTLHPLSALEHQPEQTAWIEKGTALFLTSKGVGLNDGIST, from the exons ATGACGAGCCACTCCGCTCCCTCCATGCGGGTCCTGAACCGGCCCAGGCCCGCCCAggctccctctctccctcccattccgtcgtcgtcgtcgccctcctcctcctccacctccgCCCATCCAGATCCCCAATCCCCATCTCAGGGCACCGTCGTGGTGGGCTTCATCTCCCGCCGACCCGACTATTCGGCCCACCTGATCGACAGGGTGCTCGACTTTCCCGCCTTCGGCTCCGGCGGTCTAGACAAGATCCTGCAAATTGATAAGGACGAAGTGAGGGATTGGTTCAAGCACAGGAGAATTAGTTACTACCATGATGAGGAAAAGGGGATTCTTTACCTGCAATACTGCTCCACACACTGCCCGGTCGTTCACGGTTCGTCGACTGTTGGGTCGGGCTTGGATTCGCCCGAGGAGGAGCAAGAGTTCGGGGATCTTCAGGGCATGCTCTTCATGTTCTCC GTCTGCCATGTAGTCATATACATCATGGAGGGCTCTCGATTTGAAACTCAAACCTTGCAGAACTTTCGATTGTTACAATCAGCGAAGCATGCTTTGGCTCCATTTGTTAGATCTCGAACCATGCCACTCTCATCATCGAGGCCTCCTACCTCATCTTCGCGACCTACGGTGTCAATGGTCTCTTCTAGCAGCATTTCTCCTAGTAAAGGCAGGATCTCTGGCCGTGGGTCTTCGGGTATATCTATCATGTCGGGTTTAGGTTCGTATGCTTCTCTCTTTCCTGGCCAGTGTACTCCCGTGATACTATTCATTTTCATAGACGATTACTTGGATTCTACAAGTTCAGCTACTAGTTCTGAGGAAGTGACAGAATCCTTGTCGTCCCTTAACATGCCTGCTAATTTGAGCGGTTTGCCCAGATCAAGCTTAACAACTAAGGGTTCAGGTTCTGTAGTTATGCTAGCACGCCCTGTTAATAAGTCTGAGGGCAGTTTCAAGAAGAAACTGCAGTCATCCCTCGAGACACAAATCCGATTCCTGATAAAGAAATGCCGGACGCTCTCAGGATCTGAGAATGGTCAGCCTGGGTCGAGAAGTGCAGGTGCCTCTAGCTCAGCGCCACTGTTTTTGCTCGATACATCGAGGATAGCCGTTTTACTAGAAAGAGTGACAAATCAGAGAGGGGAGTCTCTTGAATTCGCGACAGGACTGGTGGAGGATGTACTGAAGGGAAAGGCAACATCGGATTCTCTCTTGCTTGAGAGCTACCAAAGTCAGAATGCAAATAAGGAAGATACAATATCTATAAGGGAGTTCATTCACCGGCAATGTGATGTCTTGAGGGGGAGAGGTGGCTTGATGGGGACTGCCAATGGTGGCGGTGGAATGgttgctgttgctgctgcAGCCGCTGCTGCTTCAGTGGCCTCAGGAAAAGCATTTGCTGCTCCCGAGCTTCCGAGCCTTGAATTATGGCTCTCCATGAGCGAGGTTGTTCTCCATGGAATTCTCACCGGAAAACGTGGATTTAAAGATGATAATGAAATCACCAGGAGAAAATCCAGGCAGCGCAATGTCAGTCCCCCTCACCGAGGTCCTGTAACTTCTAGTGGAGCAGAGCCTCAAGATATTGCAGTGTCTTGGTTAGAACGAGGAAAAGGGCTCAATGCTAAGTTCTCGACTTCGTGGTGCCAGAAAGCGCTACCAATGGCCAAGGAGGTCTACTTGAAAGACTTGCCCCCTTGTTATCGGACTTCTCAGCACGAGGCCCATCTGGAGAAGGCCCTTCATGCTTTCCACTCAATGGTCAAGGGTCCGAGTGTGCCACATTTTGCGAAACTATTGGAGGATGAATGCAGTTCCATATGGACGGCAGGGCGACAGCAGTGTGATGCCATGAGTTTGACAGAGAAACCTTGTATGCACCGTAAACATAATGTCGAGGAAGCTGGTTCATTGCATTCCAGTGGGTATGTTTTCCTCCATGCTTGTGCTTGTGGCCGCTCACGGAGGCTAAGAGAGGACCCTTTTGACTTTGATTCTGCTAATGTGACTAATTGCTTCTCAGACTGCGACAAGCTTCTTCCTGCACTTGAATTACCAGATATAAAAATCACGGGGCCTATTAAGCCATCTTCATGGAGTTTGATCCGTGTGGGGAGTTCAAAGTACTATGAACCTTCGAAAGGCCTAATGCAGAGTGGTTTCTCTTCCAGCCAAAAATTTCTTCTGAAATGGACAATTTGTCTAGACAAGAAGCAAAAAACAGGTAATCAACAGCCACTCAATGCTGATGAGCAGAATAATCTAGTTAGGTCAGGCAGAAATTCTATTGTAGAACTAAATGCAGCTTCTATGATAACAAGGAATCCTGCTGAGATAGTGAAGTCTAGGAGTTCCCGACCTGGTACCCAGGACACGAGACCAGCAGAGAATGTCTTTTCTGATGAGAAAAAGATTAGTTTTGGAAGAGGACTTCCCAATTTTACAATGAGAAAACCTTTCTCGGAGGTGGTTGCAGGATCAGCTGCTGCAGATTTGGCCTTTCCTCCCCTCCAGCAGAGGAAACCACCTCAGTTAGTTTCTGAAAATGGAGCTAAGCAAAGCACTGCAGTGGATAGAAAAAGTGATCCCAAAGAAGCCAATAAGCTAAAAGATAATTCTTCTGATCAGGAAACTTCAAATAGGAACCCTCCCAATGGTTTTCAGACCGGTGACCCTTTTCTAAGGATAGGCAGTAATATAGTTCCCGTAAACATGATTCCTGGTGAAAATATTGAATTGGACACTTCGCCAGAGCAGGTAGTTGCCTATGTTGGTTTTGAGCATGAGTGCCCTCATGGACATCGTTTTCTGTTGACCCCAAAGCATCTCAATGAACTTGGATCTCTGTATTCATCCCATGAATCCAATGTAGCATCATTAGAGACTACTCTGGACTCTACTCAAGCACATCCTCCGAGGTCCGGTGGAAATGGAAGTCGTGATAAAGTTCATTCAGGCTCAAGTTCTTTCAGTAAGAAGAGGAGGAATATGAACAAGTCAAGAGGGACCTCAAGCAATGGTCAAATTTCAAGACAAGAAAAGGAATATAGCCGGTCTGATAGTATGTCTGGACTTTCTTCTGAACTAGGGGAAGATGTTCAGGAGAGTCTTAGCTGTCCGCCCCTTGATAATAGTGGGAGTGCTTTCTGTATGTTGAATAGAAACTTGCCGATATATATGAACTGTGCATTCTGCAAACATTCGAAGGACAATGCGAAGGCGAAATTTGCTGGCACAGTGTCTCAACTTCAAAGAATTTTCCTG GTCACTCCTCCTTCCCCAGTCGTATTAGCAGCATCCCCAGCCATCCAATTCAAG GCATCATGCCTACCTTCAGCTGTTCCTGCGGTCAAGCAAAGACTACAGTTTAGCCTGGGGTGTCAGGTGATTTTACCTCCAGAGAGCTTTCTTGTAATTAGACTCCCTTTCGTCTACGGTGTACAGCTGGAGGACCAAACCCTACATCCGCTCAGTGCTTTAGAACACCAGCCTGAGCAAACTGCATGGATTGAAAAGGGTACAGCATTGTTTCTAACGTCCAAGGGAGTTGGTCTCAATGATGGAATTTCCACGTAG
- the LOC116211497 gene encoding DNA repair protein XRCC2 homolog isoform X1 — MEEKGVKGWIDGDESAREMLGRVLSERPVIVLPPPLHRIPVRAGNVVEISGPSPSAKTLLLIQAAVRCILPREWKGVHYGGLGQLVLYIDLDCRFEPARLLQVLRCRILEANGRQIDGGRDNVNGCDEELLSVCMRRFLYIRCYHSFEFLATLKTLHHRLEKERPSHGERVQLLLIDNIGAFHWVDRASMASPLELRNRKSPSLQSVWEVVVQDLRKLLLVHPMLVIASKATILGNTVNEGERHFRGRFSVDMSTDTRSGKKEFQIQKFREYMPSVWQAIVTHRIVVQTSEEHPATASHRQDQPVLHLLEWLLPALSIMDKFIVKDAGNFHLQRHCSYPHQKVIRRHSCAIHSV; from the exons ATGGAAGAGAAAGGGGTGAAAGGATGGATTGATGGAGACGAGAGCGCGAGAGAAATGCTGGGGAGGGTTCTGAGTGAACGCCCGGTGATTGTGCTCCCTCCGCCGCTTCACCGGATCCCTGTACGCGCCGGGAATGTGGTCGAAATCTCTGGCCCCTCTCCTTCTGCCAAAACCCTTCTCTTGATTCAGGCAGCTGTCCGCTGCATTCTTCCTAGAGAGTGGAAAGGAGTACATTATGGAGGCCTGGGCCAGCTGGTGCTTTACATCGACTTGGATTGCCGCTTCGAACCCGCTCGCCTTCTGCAAGTGCTCAGGTGCCGAATCCTCGAAGCTAACGGTCGTCAAATTGATGGGGGCCGAGATAATGTAAATGGATGTGATGAGGAGTTACTTTCGGTTTGCATGAGAAGGTTCTTATACATCCGGTGCTATCACAGCTTCGAGTTCCTTGCGACTCTGAAGACGCTGCACCATAGGCTTGAAAAGGAAAGACCATCGCACGGCGAGAGGGTTCAGTTGCTTTTGATCGATAACATCGGAGCATTTCACTGGGTGGATCGAGCCTCCATGGCTTCCCCGCTCGAGCTTCGTAACAGGAAAAGCCCGTCGCTTCAGAGTGTGTGGGAAGTTGTAGTTCAGGATCTGAGGAAGCTCTTGCTGGTGCACCCCATGCTTGTCATTGCTTCTAAAGCAACCATATTAGGGAATACTGTGAATGAGGGAGAAAGGCATTTTCGAGGAAGGTTCTCTGTCGATATGAGTACTGACACGAGGAGCGGAAAGAAAGAGTTTCAGATACAGAAATTCCGTGAATATATGCCTTCTGTCTGGCAGGCCATTGTCACTCACAGGATAGTCGTGCAGACATCAGAAGAGCATCCTGCAACTGCTAGTCATCGGCAGGATCAGCCAGTCCTGCACCTACTGGAATGGCTGCTGCCAGCGCTCAGTATCATGGACAAATTCATCGTCAAAGATGCCG GCAATTTTCACTTACAGAGGCATTGCAGCTACCCACATCAGAAAGTTATAAGGAGACACTCGTGTGCAATCCACTCGGTCTAA